One window from the genome of Pyxidicoccus xibeiensis encodes:
- a CDS encoding methyltransferase domain-containing protein, which produces MHDSQTTSTSSGVAPILAGERNRLVAPPPEPTFQEALDDARQWLDNVHERMLQAPDEVLRQDMQSLHLGLLTLRRRWSPEVWKRFCKEVARKHALRPFLHQCPFTRRAYERPRGYAGDAVLIDYLYMDHASDELHAGREIYRFMHQQPSSVSVRERRELLARAIDETAERVPGAARILSVACGHLREAESSRAVAERRVAELVAFDQDPLSLAEISHHNPHGVVKTQCGSVRALLSGKTKFSDMDFVYSAGLYDYLSDAVATRLTGLLFGMLRSGGRMVVANFAMYPPETGYMEAFMDWWLTYRDEDGMRALLGEVPIDALASVRLYRDSVDNVIYLELTRR; this is translated from the coding sequence ATGCACGATTCCCAGACCACTTCCACCAGCAGCGGCGTTGCCCCCATCCTGGCAGGCGAGCGCAACAGGCTGGTTGCCCCTCCTCCGGAGCCCACGTTCCAAGAGGCCCTGGACGATGCGAGGCAGTGGCTCGATAACGTCCACGAGCGGATGTTGCAGGCCCCCGACGAGGTGCTGCGGCAGGACATGCAGTCGCTGCACCTGGGCCTGCTCACCCTGCGCAGGCGGTGGAGCCCGGAGGTGTGGAAGCGCTTCTGCAAGGAGGTCGCTCGCAAGCATGCGCTGCGGCCCTTCCTCCACCAGTGTCCCTTCACGCGCCGCGCGTATGAGCGGCCGCGCGGGTACGCGGGGGACGCGGTCCTCATCGACTACCTGTACATGGACCACGCGTCGGACGAGCTGCACGCGGGGCGTGAAATCTACCGGTTCATGCACCAGCAGCCCAGCTCGGTCAGCGTCCGCGAGCGGCGCGAGCTGCTGGCGCGGGCCATCGACGAGACGGCCGAGCGCGTGCCGGGCGCCGCGCGCATCCTCTCCGTGGCGTGTGGCCACCTGCGCGAGGCGGAGTCGTCGCGCGCGGTGGCCGAGCGCCGCGTCGCCGAGCTCGTCGCCTTCGACCAGGACCCGCTGAGCCTGGCGGAGATTTCGCACCACAACCCGCACGGCGTGGTGAAGACGCAGTGCGGCTCCGTGCGCGCGCTGCTGTCCGGCAAGACGAAGTTCTCCGACATGGACTTCGTGTACTCCGCGGGCCTCTACGACTACCTGTCGGACGCGGTGGCCACGCGGCTCACCGGGCTCTTGTTCGGCATGCTGCGCTCGGGCGGGCGGATGGTGGTGGCCAACTTCGCCATGTACCCGCCGGAGACGGGCTACATGGAGGCCTTCATGGACTGGTGGCTCACCTACCGGGACGAGGACGGCATGCGCGCGCTGCTGGGCGAGGTGCCCATCGACGCGCTCGCCTCCGTGCGCCTGTACCGCGACAGCGTGGACAACGTCATCTACCTGGAGCTGACGCGGCGCTGA
- a CDS encoding GspE/PulE/PilB domain-containing protein → MRRARLGELLVQLGLLTEQQLATGLAYQSQWGGRLGEALVAMRMLGPDLLRRVLASQLQVPFVRGEQMARVPPQVVRSVPATVLKRFRVCPLRVERQGARVILYVATWQPENLPQLDELSFITRFTVRPVLALPDDIDRTLRQHGVLDSWDVAPLELPTDDGTSLEITRCVDPGPAQPVGLG, encoded by the coding sequence GTGCGGCGGGCGCGGTTGGGGGAGTTGCTGGTCCAGCTGGGGCTGTTGACGGAGCAGCAGCTCGCCACGGGGCTGGCGTACCAGTCCCAGTGGGGAGGCCGGCTGGGCGAGGCCCTGGTCGCCATGCGGATGCTCGGCCCGGACCTGCTCCGGCGCGTGCTGGCGAGCCAGCTCCAGGTGCCCTTCGTCCGGGGCGAGCAGATGGCGCGGGTGCCGCCACAGGTGGTGCGCAGCGTGCCCGCCACGGTGCTGAAGCGGTTTCGCGTCTGCCCGCTGCGCGTGGAGCGGCAGGGCGCTCGCGTCATCCTCTACGTGGCCACCTGGCAGCCGGAGAACCTGCCGCAGCTGGACGAGCTGTCGTTCATCACCCGGTTCACCGTGCGCCCGGTGCTCGCGCTGCCGGACGACATCGACCGCACCCTGCGTCAGCACGGTGTGCTCGACAGCTGGGACGTGGCCCCGCTGGAGCTGCCCACGGATGATGGCACCTCTCTTGAAATCACCCGGTGTGTCGACCCGGGGCCGGCCCAGCCCGTCGGACTGGGGTGA
- a CDS encoding S9 family peptidase, producing MPSRLTVSRTLAALTLLPLLALAAPRPAKPTGAPSLPSKQYTLEQLMETTDVFGASFSPDEKRVLFTSNETGIFNVFSAPVTGGEPTQLTRSTTDATLAVSYFPRDERVLFSRDQAGNEMTHLYVLTPDGQEQDLTPGAGNRASFHGWSHDGSAFYVLSSERDPRYQDLYRYDAKTYARTLLFQNDGYKVGAVSPDEKWLALEKAHTTADSDVHLYNVATKELKHLTPHQGIASWRVATFDPASSALYLLTNEGSEFTRAVRHMLATGKREDVEKADWDVMYLTLSKKGTLRVTGINEHGRAVIRVTDTKTGKPLALPKLPEGGITDVVIARGEKRLAFYVNGDRSPANLYVYDLATKKATRLTDTLSPAIDANDLVVSEVVHFQASDGLRIPGILFKPHQATAEKKAPAIVWAQGGPGDQTYRGYLSFIQYLVHHGYVVLAVNNRGSSGYGKTYFTADDQKHGREPLRDCVEAKGYLTGLPYVDGARVGILGASYGGYMVLAALAFHPDAFNVGVDVFGPSDWVSLLKDLPPHQEAFRDVLYQEMGNPETQEDMLRAISPLFHAEKIRKPLLVIQGANDPRVKKAQSDAIVQAVRKNKVPVDYLVLPDDGHGFGSKKSEAESTERIRTFLDEHLKAPPAAPAAPATPAE from the coding sequence ATGCCGTCCCGTCTCACCGTGTCACGCACGCTCGCCGCGCTGACGCTGCTTCCCCTGCTGGCGCTGGCCGCGCCCAGGCCGGCGAAGCCCACGGGGGCCCCCTCGCTCCCGTCGAAGCAGTACACCCTCGAGCAGCTCATGGAGACGACGGACGTGTTCGGCGCGTCCTTCTCCCCGGACGAGAAGCGGGTGCTCTTCACGTCCAACGAGACTGGCATCTTCAACGTCTTCTCGGCGCCGGTGACGGGTGGTGAGCCCACACAGCTCACCCGCTCCACCACGGACGCCACCCTCGCCGTGAGCTACTTCCCCAGGGACGAGCGCGTCCTCTTCTCGCGGGACCAGGCCGGCAACGAGATGACGCACCTCTACGTCCTCACGCCGGACGGCCAGGAGCAGGACCTCACCCCGGGCGCCGGCAACCGCGCCAGCTTCCATGGCTGGAGCCACGACGGCTCCGCCTTCTACGTGCTCAGCAGCGAGAGGGATCCGCGCTACCAGGACCTGTACCGCTACGACGCGAAGACGTACGCGCGCACCCTGCTCTTCCAGAACGACGGCTACAAGGTGGGCGCCGTGTCCCCGGACGAGAAGTGGCTTGCCCTGGAGAAGGCCCACACCACCGCCGACAGCGACGTGCACCTGTACAACGTCGCGACGAAGGAGCTGAAGCACCTCACCCCGCACCAGGGCATCGCCTCGTGGCGCGTGGCCACCTTCGACCCGGCGTCCTCCGCGCTGTACCTGCTCACCAACGAGGGCTCGGAGTTCACCCGCGCGGTGCGCCACATGCTGGCCACCGGCAAGCGCGAGGACGTGGAGAAGGCCGACTGGGACGTGATGTACCTGACGCTCTCCAAGAAGGGCACGCTGCGCGTCACCGGCATCAACGAGCACGGCCGCGCCGTCATCCGCGTGACGGACACGAAGACGGGCAAGCCGCTGGCGCTGCCGAAGCTGCCCGAGGGCGGCATCACCGACGTGGTGATTGCGCGCGGGGAGAAGCGACTGGCCTTCTACGTGAATGGGGACCGCTCGCCGGCCAACCTCTACGTCTATGACCTGGCCACGAAGAAGGCCACCCGGCTGACGGACACGCTCAGCCCCGCCATCGACGCGAATGACCTGGTGGTGTCGGAGGTGGTGCACTTCCAGGCCTCGGACGGGCTGCGGATTCCGGGCATCCTCTTCAAGCCGCACCAGGCCACGGCGGAGAAGAAGGCGCCCGCCATCGTCTGGGCCCAGGGCGGCCCGGGGGACCAGACGTACCGGGGCTACCTCAGCTTCATCCAGTACCTCGTCCACCACGGCTACGTGGTGCTCGCCGTCAACAACCGCGGCAGCTCCGGCTACGGCAAGACGTACTTCACCGCGGACGACCAGAAGCACGGCCGCGAGCCGCTGCGCGACTGCGTGGAGGCGAAGGGGTACCTCACCGGCCTGCCCTACGTGGACGGCGCGCGCGTGGGCATCCTCGGCGCCAGCTACGGCGGCTACATGGTGCTGGCCGCGCTGGCCTTCCACCCGGACGCCTTCAACGTGGGCGTGGACGTCTTCGGCCCCTCGGACTGGGTGAGCCTCTTGAAGGACCTGCCGCCACACCAGGAGGCGTTCCGCGACGTGCTCTACCAGGAGATGGGCAACCCGGAGACGCAGGAGGACATGCTGCGCGCCATCTCCCCGCTCTTCCACGCGGAGAAGATTCGCAAGCCGCTGCTCGTCATCCAGGGCGCCAACGACCCGCGCGTGAAGAAGGCGCAGTCGGACGCCATCGTCCAGGCCGTGCGCAAGAACAAGGTCCCCGTCGACTACCTGGTCCTCCCCGACGACGGCCACGGCTTCGGCAGCAAGAAGAGCGAGGCGGAGTCCACCGAGCGCATCCGCACCTTCCTGGACGAGCACCTCAAGGCGCCCCCCGCGGCTCCCGCGGCCCCCGCAACCCCGGCGGAGTGA
- a CDS encoding S9 family peptidase: MTSWSTVSRALAAVALVPTLALAVPQAAPAAAAKPPTARAATRPSKSYTIEQFMATTRLQGASFSPDEKRLLFSSNTTGIFNVFSIPVGGGKPTQLTRSTTDSTYAVSYFPRDERILFSRDQGGNELTHLYVRTPDGKEKDLTPGEKHRASFFGWSDDETAFYVLSNERDERYMDLYRYDAKTYARTLFYQNDQGLDVGNVSPDEKWLSLEKTNTTSDSDVHLYNVATKEMKHLSPHKGTTAWWWSAAFDPATSALYLLTNQGSEFTRVVRYVLATGKVEEVEKADWDVMYTYFSKKGALRVTGINEDGRTVIRVHDVKAGKPLALPQLPEGDITGVTLARSEKRIAFYHNGDRSPSNLYAYDVETKKVTRLTDTINPEIDAKDLVDSQVVRFKSFDGMQIPNILYKPHQATAEAKAPALIWVHGGPGGQTRKGYSAFMQYLVNHGYVVLGINNRGSSGYGKTFFTADDQKHGREPLQDCLEAKKYLASLPYVDASRIGIIGGSYGGYMTLAALAFHPDAFNVGVDIFGVSNWLRTLKSIPPYWEAQRLALYQEIGDPVKQEEQLRAVSPLFHAEKIRKPLLVIQGANDPRVLKVESDEIVQAVKKSKVPVEYVVFPDEGHGFSKKKNEAEAYSRTRAFLDQHLKKANPTN; this comes from the coding sequence ATGACGTCCTGGTCCACCGTGTCACGCGCGCTCGCCGCCGTGGCGCTCGTTCCCACCCTGGCGCTGGCCGTGCCGCAAGCAGCGCCGGCCGCCGCCGCGAAGCCGCCCACCGCCCGCGCCGCCACGCGCCCCTCGAAGAGCTACACCATCGAGCAGTTCATGGCGACGACGCGGCTGCAGGGCGCGTCCTTCTCCCCGGACGAGAAGCGGCTGCTCTTCTCGTCGAACACCACGGGCATCTTCAACGTGTTCTCCATCCCGGTGGGGGGCGGCAAGCCCACGCAGCTCACGCGCTCCACCACGGACAGCACCTATGCCGTGAGCTACTTCCCCAGGGACGAGCGCATCCTCTTCTCGCGCGACCAGGGCGGCAACGAGCTGACGCACCTCTACGTGCGCACGCCGGACGGCAAGGAGAAGGACCTCACCCCGGGCGAAAAGCACCGCGCCAGCTTCTTCGGCTGGAGCGATGACGAGACGGCCTTCTACGTCCTCAGCAACGAGCGCGACGAGCGCTACATGGACCTGTACCGCTACGACGCCAAGACGTACGCGCGCACCCTCTTCTACCAGAACGACCAGGGCCTCGACGTGGGGAACGTGTCCCCGGACGAGAAGTGGCTCTCCCTGGAGAAGACCAACACCACCTCCGACAGCGACGTGCACCTCTACAACGTCGCGACGAAGGAGATGAAGCACCTCAGCCCGCACAAGGGCACCACCGCGTGGTGGTGGTCGGCCGCCTTCGACCCGGCCACCTCCGCGCTGTACCTGCTCACCAACCAGGGCTCCGAGTTCACCCGCGTGGTGCGCTACGTGCTGGCCACCGGGAAGGTGGAGGAGGTGGAGAAGGCGGACTGGGACGTGATGTACACGTACTTCTCCAAGAAGGGCGCCCTGCGCGTCACCGGCATCAACGAGGACGGCCGCACCGTCATCCGCGTGCACGACGTGAAGGCCGGCAAGCCGCTGGCGCTGCCGCAGCTGCCCGAGGGCGACATCACCGGCGTGACGCTCGCGCGCAGCGAGAAGCGCATCGCCTTCTACCACAACGGCGACCGCTCCCCTTCCAACCTCTACGCCTACGACGTGGAGACGAAGAAGGTCACCCGGCTGACGGACACCATCAACCCCGAAATCGACGCGAAGGACCTGGTGGACTCCCAGGTGGTGCGCTTCAAGTCCTTCGACGGGATGCAGATTCCCAACATCCTCTACAAGCCGCACCAGGCCACGGCGGAGGCCAAGGCGCCCGCGCTCATCTGGGTGCACGGCGGTCCCGGCGGCCAGACGCGCAAGGGCTACTCCGCGTTCATGCAGTACCTCGTCAACCACGGCTACGTGGTGCTCGGCATCAACAACCGCGGCAGCTCCGGCTACGGCAAGACGTTCTTCACGGCGGATGACCAGAAGCACGGCCGCGAGCCGCTCCAGGACTGCCTGGAGGCGAAGAAGTACCTGGCCAGCCTCCCGTACGTGGACGCCTCGCGCATCGGCATCATCGGCGGCAGCTACGGCGGCTACATGACGCTGGCGGCGCTGGCCTTCCACCCGGACGCCTTCAACGTGGGCGTGGACATCTTCGGCGTGTCCAACTGGCTGCGCACCCTGAAGAGCATTCCCCCCTACTGGGAGGCCCAGCGCCTGGCGCTCTACCAGGAGATTGGCGACCCGGTGAAGCAGGAGGAGCAGCTGCGCGCCGTCTCGCCCCTCTTCCACGCGGAGAAGATTCGCAAGCCGCTGCTCGTCATCCAGGGCGCCAATGACCCGCGCGTGCTGAAGGTGGAGTCGGACGAAATCGTCCAGGCCGTGAAGAAGAGCAAGGTCCCCGTCGAGTACGTCGTCTTCCCGGACGAGGGCCATGGCTTCAGCAAGAAGAAGAACGAGGCCGAGGCCTACTCGCGCACCCGCGCCTTCCTGGACCAGCACCTCAAGAAGGCCAACCCGACGAACTGA
- a CDS encoding SpoIIAA family protein, whose translation MPFQINVHTQDRILEVIYPAQVTSEDLAEYLSDVKKAINAFNGEWSALVDQSQLRVMPGDVVSAMASLNAYAQLHGMMRSARVVVDPPSGLQAWRMTKRAMLTIPTRTFESRGEALAWLKDPEAD comes from the coding sequence ATGCCTTTTCAGATCAACGTCCATACGCAGGACCGCATCCTCGAGGTCATCTACCCCGCGCAGGTCACCTCGGAGGACCTGGCCGAGTACCTGAGCGATGTGAAGAAGGCCATCAACGCCTTCAACGGCGAGTGGTCCGCGCTGGTGGACCAGTCCCAGCTCCGGGTGATGCCGGGCGACGTGGTGAGCGCCATGGCCAGCCTCAACGCCTACGCGCAGCTGCACGGCATGATGCGCTCGGCGCGCGTGGTGGTGGACCCGCCCTCGGGCCTCCAGGCCTGGCGCATGACGAAGCGGGCCATGCTGACCATCCCCACCCGCACCTTCGAGTCGCGCGGCGAGGCCCTCGCCTGGCTGAAGGACCCCGAGGCCGACTGA
- a CDS encoding serine protease, with protein sequence MRNPRSDARRQLLGALLCTLSFAACEPAPEPGTPRGEAPPTSAGGQPVVYGTDDRMDVYAHPSATLRARAQQSTVALMNRSDIDMSNPNDVTFLSDTLRDFYNLCPSERFLDDPTPAQCSGTLIDDDLVLTAGHCITSASACGSTRFVFNFYRDSATTLQPVTTADIFSCQSIVARRQSTTGGRNLDYAVIRLDRPATPRFTPAPVRAGNAPLPAGTRVTVIGSGSGIPFKIDSGGSVRDARASTLDYFIASTDTFGGNSGSGVYENDGHTVAGILVRGETDYVPEGSCNVVNVCEEDGCGGEDITYVRPAIDAYCAVATSTRLCASVPPVGTSFPYSASATQSATVNTVNRGVALTAGQKLTLGTCGVASAAFTGDTWLRLNGPAGVEVASNDDACGGRGSRLVFTAPAAGTYEVRAGCYAAGSCSGTVAWTVEAGSPPPAASGVFAFNASNTNNAQANTVNQDVTVPAGHSLTFGTCVVVGGSGTGDTWLRLYNSAGQQVLDSDDSSGCGQLSHATYTVPEGAGGTYQLRAGCYGSSSCSGSVSWTVR encoded by the coding sequence ATGCGAAACCCCCGGTCCGACGCCCGCAGGCAACTGCTCGGCGCGCTGCTGTGCACGCTCTCCTTCGCGGCCTGTGAGCCGGCCCCGGAGCCCGGGACGCCCCGGGGTGAGGCCCCGCCGACGAGCGCGGGCGGGCAGCCCGTGGTGTACGGCACCGACGACCGCATGGACGTGTACGCCCATCCGAGCGCCACCCTGCGTGCCCGCGCCCAGCAGTCCACCGTGGCGCTGATGAACAGGTCGGACATCGACATGTCCAACCCCAACGACGTCACCTTCCTCTCGGACACGCTGCGGGACTTCTACAACCTGTGTCCCTCCGAGCGCTTCCTGGACGACCCGACGCCGGCCCAGTGCTCGGGCACGCTCATCGACGACGACCTGGTGCTCACCGCCGGCCACTGCATCACCAGCGCGTCGGCCTGCGGCAGCACGCGCTTCGTGTTCAACTTCTACCGCGACAGCGCCACCACCCTGCAGCCGGTGACGACGGCGGACATCTTCTCCTGCCAGTCCATCGTCGCGCGCCGGCAGAGCACGACGGGGGGGCGCAACCTGGACTACGCCGTCATCCGGCTGGACCGGCCGGCCACCCCGCGCTTCACCCCGGCCCCGGTGCGCGCGGGCAACGCGCCCCTGCCGGCGGGCACCCGGGTGACGGTGATTGGCTCGGGCAGCGGCATCCCCTTCAAGATTGACTCGGGCGGCTCGGTGCGCGACGCGCGCGCCTCCACGCTGGACTACTTCATCGCCAGCACGGACACCTTCGGCGGCAACTCGGGCTCGGGCGTGTACGAGAACGACGGCCACACGGTGGCCGGCATCCTGGTGCGCGGCGAGACGGACTACGTCCCCGAGGGCAGCTGCAACGTCGTCAACGTGTGCGAGGAGGACGGCTGCGGCGGCGAGGACATCACCTACGTGCGGCCCGCCATCGACGCGTACTGCGCGGTGGCCACCAGCACGCGGCTGTGCGCCAGCGTCCCGCCGGTGGGGACCTCCTTCCCCTACTCGGCCAGCGCCACCCAGAGCGCCACCGTGAACACCGTCAACCGCGGGGTGGCCCTCACCGCGGGCCAGAAGCTCACCCTGGGCACGTGCGGCGTGGCGAGCGCCGCGTTCACCGGCGACACCTGGCTGCGCCTCAACGGCCCCGCCGGCGTCGAGGTGGCCTCCAACGACGACGCATGCGGGGGCCGTGGCTCCAGGCTGGTCTTCACCGCCCCCGCCGCCGGCACCTACGAGGTTCGCGCCGGCTGCTACGCCGCCGGGAGCTGCTCGGGCACGGTGGCGTGGACGGTGGAGGCGGGCAGCCCGCCGCCGGCCGCTAGCGGCGTCTTCGCCTTCAACGCCAGCAACACCAACAACGCACAGGCGAACACCGTCAACCAGGACGTCACCGTCCCCGCCGGGCACAGCCTCACCTTCGGCACCTGTGTGGTGGTGGGTGGCAGCGGCACCGGTGACACCTGGCTGCGCCTGTACAACAGCGCCGGCCAGCAGGTGCTCGACAGCGACGACTCCAGCGGCTGCGGCCAGCTGTCCCACGCCACGTACACCGTGCCCGAGGGCGCGGGTGGCACGTATCAGCTCCGCGCCGGCTGCTACGGCAGCTCCAGCTGCAGCGGCTCCGTGAGCTGGACGGTCCGGTAG
- a CDS encoding GAF domain-containing sensor histidine kinase — protein sequence MRRFQDPLPLEALSHDDALVLLEVVRELAHPRELEDVMALVRRAARQLSGADGITFVLREGDTVYYADEEAIAPLWKGRRFPIGSCISGWAMQHQSPVVIEDIYADARIPHEAYRATFVKSLAMVPIRRLDPIGAIGAYWSVPHRANAREVALLQTLADSTAVAVENGRLYSAERSARQAAESETRLRKELLAMVSHDLRNPLGVITMTTSLLAPLLAPLNGRARHHLETINRSALRMERLIHDLLDFAALEGGAFRLSPVPLALTTLMEQAAELGPIAHERGIGLELHGPMRNVAVRCDPDRIHQVFSNLVGNAVRHTPAGGRIQVAAAVQEDRVELSVSDTGTGIAPEVLPVLFDRLLRPPARTPGSGVGLGLSITRGIVEAHGGTLRVASEVGQGTTFTFTLPMAV from the coding sequence TTGCGCAGGTTCCAAGACCCGCTGCCGCTCGAGGCCTTGTCTCACGATGACGCGCTGGTGCTGTTGGAGGTCGTCCGTGAGCTCGCCCATCCGCGTGAGCTGGAAGACGTCATGGCGCTCGTGCGTCGCGCGGCCCGCCAGCTGAGCGGCGCGGACGGCATCACCTTCGTGCTGCGTGAAGGGGACACCGTCTACTACGCGGACGAAGAGGCCATTGCCCCGCTGTGGAAGGGGCGCCGCTTCCCCATCGGCTCGTGCATCTCCGGGTGGGCGATGCAGCACCAGTCCCCCGTGGTCATCGAGGACATCTACGCCGACGCGCGAATCCCCCACGAGGCCTACCGCGCCACCTTCGTGAAGAGCCTGGCCATGGTGCCCATCCGCCGCCTGGACCCCATCGGGGCCATTGGCGCGTACTGGTCGGTGCCCCACAGGGCGAACGCCCGCGAGGTGGCGCTGCTGCAGACGCTGGCGGACTCCACGGCGGTGGCCGTGGAGAACGGGCGCCTGTACTCGGCGGAGCGGTCCGCGCGCCAGGCCGCCGAGTCCGAGACGCGGCTGCGCAAGGAGCTGCTGGCCATGGTGTCGCACGACCTGCGCAACCCGCTGGGCGTCATCACCATGACGACGTCGCTGCTGGCGCCGCTGCTCGCGCCGCTCAACGGGCGCGCGCGCCACCACCTGGAGACCATCAACCGCTCCGCGCTGCGCATGGAGCGGCTCATCCATGACCTGCTCGACTTCGCGGCGCTCGAGGGCGGGGCGTTCCGGCTGTCGCCCGTGCCGCTGGCCCTCACCACCCTGATGGAGCAGGCCGCGGAGCTGGGCCCCATCGCCCACGAGCGGGGCATTGGCCTGGAGCTGCACGGCCCCATGAGGAACGTCGCCGTGCGGTGCGACCCGGACCGCATCCACCAGGTCTTCTCCAACCTGGTGGGCAACGCCGTCCGGCACACGCCCGCGGGCGGACGCATCCAGGTGGCGGCCGCCGTCCAGGAGGACCGCGTGGAGCTGAGCGTGTCCGACACGGGCACGGGCATCGCCCCCGAGGTGCTGCCCGTCCTGTTCGACAGGCTCCTGCGGCCCCCCGCGCGCACGCCCGGCAGCGGGGTGGGCCTGGGCCTGTCCATCACCCGCGGCATCGTCGAGGCACACGGCGGCACGCTGCGCGTGGCGAGCGAGGTCGGCCAGGGAACGACCTTCACGTTCACCCTGCCCATGGCCGTCTGA
- a CDS encoding sensor histidine kinase — protein sequence MDEARQRTLWRRAGKVPRLAVALVLPLSTVVLAGWAVWGRDVLAAVFPGLPTMMALSAVNFVLLAVSLGWLLAGSPTRTLLAKLAAALVVGASVVTLASYIWSPEALWMPGSLAARRMSPQTSLGFLLLGLSLLSVDGRGAGTARSQLLALAAVLVPLMALLGYAFGEVRIYRLRSGLGIAPHTAVAQVLLALGALVLRPDQGPVSVVTSAAAGGVMARRLLFAGLLPVGVGVLVHLGVHRGLMDARLAWPLFAVAMMVALTAVVWRAAAVSNRLHEEQVRARRQAGAEAELQRQLAGENARLAQEAEAAAREREEVLAIVSHDLKNPLATVRLGAAVLQQKLGRLAGGEALVGRVAAMDRAALHMLGLITNLLDAARLDAGQPLAVMPRPEPVGEVVGEALALIEPQFTRKNLRLEQRLEPGLMAQCDRERILQVLANLLGNALKFTPAGGTVTVETAGGTEEVRVAVRDTGPGIPPDEQPRVFQRHWQSRATMRQGSGLGLYIARGLVEAHGGQLWVESTTGAGSTFTFTLPLPPGRRLPHPTLDRPGAEV from the coding sequence GTGGACGAAGCGCGGCAGCGGACACTCTGGCGCAGGGCGGGGAAGGTGCCACGGCTCGCGGTGGCGCTCGTGCTCCCCCTGTCCACGGTGGTGCTGGCGGGCTGGGCCGTCTGGGGCAGGGACGTGCTGGCGGCCGTGTTCCCCGGGCTGCCCACCATGATGGCCCTGTCCGCCGTGAACTTCGTGCTCCTGGCGGTGTCCCTCGGCTGGCTGCTGGCGGGCAGCCCCACCCGGACGCTGCTGGCGAAGCTCGCCGCGGCGCTGGTGGTGGGAGCGAGCGTGGTGACGCTCGCCTCCTATATCTGGAGCCCGGAAGCGCTCTGGATGCCCGGCAGCCTGGCGGCCCGCCGCATGTCCCCGCAGACCTCGCTGGGCTTCCTGCTGCTGGGACTGTCCCTGCTGTCAGTGGACGGCCGGGGCGCGGGGACGGCCCGCTCCCAGCTCCTGGCGCTCGCGGCCGTGCTCGTGCCGCTGATGGCGCTGCTCGGCTATGCCTTCGGAGAGGTCCGCATCTACCGCCTCCGCAGCGGCCTGGGCATCGCCCCGCACACGGCGGTGGCGCAGGTGCTGCTGGCCCTGGGCGCCCTCGTCCTCCGGCCGGACCAGGGGCCGGTGTCGGTGGTGACGTCGGCGGCGGCCGGAGGGGTGATGGCGCGGCGGCTGCTCTTCGCGGGGCTGCTGCCGGTGGGCGTGGGCGTGCTGGTGCACCTGGGCGTGCACCGGGGGCTGATGGACGCGCGGCTGGCGTGGCCCCTCTTCGCCGTGGCGATGATGGTGGCGCTGACGGCGGTGGTGTGGCGGGCCGCGGCGGTGAGCAACCGGCTGCACGAGGAGCAGGTGCGGGCCCGGCGGCAGGCGGGAGCCGAGGCCGAGCTCCAGCGCCAGCTGGCCGGGGAGAACGCGCGGCTGGCCCAGGAGGCGGAGGCCGCGGCGCGCGAGCGGGAGGAGGTGCTGGCCATCGTCTCGCACGACCTCAAGAACCCGCTGGCCACCGTGCGGCTGGGCGCCGCGGTGCTGCAGCAGAAGCTGGGACGGCTCGCCGGCGGGGAGGCGCTGGTGGGCCGGGTGGCGGCCATGGACCGGGCCGCGCTCCACATGCTGGGCCTCATCACCAACCTGCTGGATGCGGCCCGGCTGGACGCGGGCCAGCCGCTGGCGGTGATGCCCCGGCCGGAGCCGGTGGGCGAAGTCGTGGGCGAGGCCCTGGCCCTCATCGAGCCCCAGTTCACCCGGAAGAACCTCCGGCTGGAGCAGCGCCTGGAGCCGGGGCTGATGGCCCAGTGCGACCGCGAGCGCATCCTCCAGGTGCTCGCCAACCTGCTGGGCAACGCCCTGAAGTTCACCCCGGCCGGAGGCACCGTGACGGTGGAGACCGCGGGCGGCACGGAGGAGGTGCGCGTGGCCGTGCGGGACACCGGCCCCGGCATCCCCCCGGACGAGCAGCCCCGCGTCTTCCAGCGCCACTGGCAGTCCCGCGCCACCATGCGCCAGGGCAGCGGCCTGGGCCTCTATATC